CCTAAAAGGAGCGCTTATTTGTATTTAGAAGTAGATTATCGTTGTAAGTTTTTAGCTTCGATACTCATTGTAGCATGAGGAACGATTTTAAGCCTTTCTTTACCAATTAATTTACCTGTTACTTTGCAAATACCATACGTTTTGTTTTCAACACGGAATAGAGCGTTTTTTAAGTCGCGTATAAACTTTTCTTGTCTAATTGCTAACTGAGAGTTTGCTTCTTTAGACATTGTTTCGCTTCCTTCTTCAAATGCTTTAAAAGTTGGAGAAGTATCATCTGTTCCGTTATTCAAATCGTTCATGTAAGCACTTTTTATTAAATCCAGATCGGCTTGTGCTTTTTGTATTTTAACTTGAATTATTTCTTTGAACTCTGCTAAGTCAGCATCAGAGTATCTTGTAATTTCATCTATCATGGTATTATATTATTTTGAAATTAATATCAATGTTTTAATATCATCAAACTCAATTTCTGTGCCGTTTTCTAAAGCGTCCACAAAAACCAAATCATCTGTTAATGTCTCAGACTTAATATAGTCTTCATTTTTTAGAACCGCATCTTCTAAGATACCATTCCTTTTTATTTGAACCTTAATTTTATCGGTAACCTCAAATCCGGAATCTTTACGGATATTTTGAATCCTGTTTACCAGTTCTCTGGCGATTCCTTCGCTTTTTAGTTCTTCCGAGATTGTAATATCAAGCGCAACCGTAATTCCGTTTGAATTTACAACCAACCAACCTTCAATATCCTGCGATGTTATTTCGACGTCTTCTAGTGATAAAGTTACATTATTTCCAGCAATAACAATATCTAGCGTGCCTTGCTTGTCTAATTGATTAATCTGATCTGCCGAAAAAGATTGTATTTCTTTGGAAATCAGACCCATATCTTTACCAAAACGTGGTCCCAGCGCTTTAAAATTAGGTTTAATTTGCTTTACTAATATACCAGAATCATCGTCTAAAAGTATAATTTCTTTAACGTTTACTTCGGCTTTTACAAGATCAGAAATAGCTAAAATTTCAGCTCTCTGATTCTCGTCAAGTACTGGAATCATTACCTTTTGCAAAGGTTGACGTACTTTAATCATTTCCTTTTTACGAAGCGATAAAACCAAAGAGGAGATGGTTTGCGCTTTCTGCATTTTGCTCTCTAACGTTTTATTAACAAAGTTTTCGACAAATTTTGGAAACTCAGCCAAGTGAACACTGCTATATTGCTCAGATTCTGTCGAACTTGTCAAATCCCGGTACAATTTATCCATGAAAAAAGGAGCGATCGGAGCGCTTAATTTACTGATCGTTAACAGACAAGTATAAAGCGTTTGATAAGCTGCAATTTTATCGTGAGCATATTCACCTTTCCAGAAACGACGACGACATAAACGAACGTACCAGTTACTTAAGTTTTCCTGAACGAAATCAGAAATAGCTCTCGCCGCTTTTGTTGGTTCGTAATCTTCGTAACATTCGTCAACAAATTTTATTAAAGAATGTAATTCAGATATAATCCATTGATCGATTTCCGGTCTTTCGTTTAACGGAATTTCCGCTTCAGCGTATTTAAACCCATCAATGTTCGCATATAACGAAAAGAATGAATAGGTATTATATAAAGTTCCGAAGAATTTACGACGAACCTCAGCAATTCCTTCAAGGTCAAACTTTAAGTTATCCCAAGGATTTGCGTTCATAATCATATACCAACGTGTGGCATCCGGACCAAATTCTGCAATGGTTTTAAAAGGATCAATAGTGTTCCCTTTACTTTTAGACATTTTTATTCCGTCTTTATCTAAAACCAAACCATTCGAAACTACATTTTTATAAGCTACTTTATCAAAAACCAAAGTTCCGATTGCGTGTAAGGTATAAAACCATCCACGAGTCTGATCGACACCTTCAGCGATAAAGTTCGCCGGAAAATCTTTATTCTCGTCAATTTTATCTTTGTTTTCAAAAGGATAATGCCATTGTGCATAAGGCATTGCTCCAGAATCGAACCAAACATCAATTAAATCACTTTCGCGTTTCATTGGTTGTCCAGAAGCCGAAACTAAAGTAATTTGATCCACTACATTTTTATGCAAGTCGATTAAATCATAATTTGATTCAGCCATATTTCCGATTTCAAAACCTTTAAACGGATTTTCTTTTTGAAAACCTGCTTCGATAGATTTTTCAATCGCATTGTACAATTCTTCTACAGAACCAATAAGAACTTCTTCTTTTTTGTCTTCAGTTCTCCAAATTGGCAACGGAATACCCCAATATCTAGAACGAGATAAGTTCCAGTCGTTGGCATTTTTAAGCCAATTCCCAAAACGTCCTTCACCAGTAGACTTAGGCTTCCAATTGATAGTTTCGTTCAGGTCGAACATTCTATCTTTTACATCGGTTACTTTTATGAACCAAGAGTCTAGTGGATAATATAATAACGGCTCATCAGTTCTCCAACTGTGTGGATAACTATGTACGTATTTTTCAACCTTAAAGGCTTTATTTTCTTCTTTTAATCGAATAGCAATTTCAACATCGACAGAACGCTCTGGCGCTTGTCCTGCATCATAATATTCGTTTTTCACGTATTTACCAGCTAATTCACCTAAATGTGAAGTGAATTTTCCTTGTAAATCTACTAATGGAACTGGTGTTCCGCTTTCGTCAAGAACCAACATTGGCGGTACTTCCGGCTTAGCTTCTTTTGCTACTTTAGCATCATCAGCACCAAAAGTTGGAGCAGTATGTACAACTCCCGTTCCGTCTTCTGTCGTAACGAAATCTCCGGCAATTACTCTAAATGCGTTCTCAGCATTTTGATAAGGTAATACGTACGGTAATAATTGCTCGTAACGAATCTCTACTAAATCAGCTCCTTTTGCTTCTGCTAAAATTTTGTACGGAAGTTTTTTATCTCCTTCTTTTACATTATCAAAATCAGCATCATCTTCACTTAGGAAAAATCCTTTTCCGAATTGTTTTCCAACTAAATTCTTAGCCAAAACAACATTGATTGGCTCAAAAGTATATTGATTGAATGTTTTTACTAAAACATAATCGATTTTTGGTCCAACTGTCAAAGCTGTATTCGATGGTAATGTCCAAGGAGTTGTCGTCCATGCCAAAATGTGAATATCACCAAAACCTTGTAAAAAGCTTGGCAAAGTTTCCGGCAAAGTTTTGAATTGTGCTACAATCGTAGTATCTGTAACATCTCTATAAGCTCCAGGCTGATTCACTTCGTGAGAAGACAATCCTGTTCCTGCTTTTGGAGAATAAGGCTGAATTGTATATCCTTTGTACAACAAACCTTTATCATAGATTTGCTTCAAAAGCCACCAAACAGACTCCATATATTTTGGTTTGTAAGTAACATATGGATCTTCCATATCTACCCAATATCCCATTTTTTCGGTCAAATCATTCCATACGTCAGTATAACGCATTACGGTTTTTTTACACGCTTCGTTATATTCTTCAATAGAAATTGTTTTACCAATATCTTCTTTTGTAATTCCAAGTTCTTTCTCCGTACCTAATTCTACAGGTAAACCGTGAGTATCCCAACCGGCTTTTCTTTTTACCTGAAAACCTTTTTGAGTTTTATATCTGCAAAAAATATCTTTAATCGCACGTGCCATCACGTGGTGAATTCCCGGTAAACCATTTGCTGAAGGCGGACCTTCAAAAAATACGAAAGGCTCTGCTCCTTCGCGAGTAGTTACACTCTTTTCAAATATATTTTCTTTCTTCCAAAAATCAAGTACTTCTGACGCTACTGTTGGCAAGTCAAGTCCTTTGTATTCAGTAAATTTTGTGCTCATTTTATCCTTTTCTTAAACGAGGTGCGAAAGTAAGGAATTTTGGATTATTGACCATCAATTTCTTGAAATTTCACAAACTTTTGTTGAGATTATAGATACAAAAACAAAAGAATTGATTAGTTTCCGGTACTTATCTCATTTTTTTGAGTAAATAATCCTAAAACTAACCAATTCTCTTTATTCTTTTTTTCTGAATTTAAAAGGCTATTTAAACCCTCCGAAATAAACTTCTTTCATAAAAATTCTATTTCCAAAAACAGCATTTACCTCAACTTTTTCACGGCTTTCCTGATAGAAAGTATCTCCGTAAAAATCTTCAATTTCATAATTGATTTTATGCGGAATCTTTCCTGAATTTAAAGCTGCTATAGGACGATAATCTTTAAACAACTTTCGCTCGAAAAAACTTTTGTTTCCGTCATCAAATTCTGTTCTTTCCGTTACAACAATCGAAAAATTCTCTTTGTCTACAAAAAGATGATAATCCGTTTTAGGAATCGTTCTATTACTTGCATTCAAAGTTTTTTCGAAATAATTAAAATGATAACACAATTTTCCGTCAACCATTTCGTCTTGCTGAAGCTCTAATTTGTTCCATAAGTCAAGTCTTAAAGCGCTTAAAAAATTAACCGGATCCAGATTTGTCGAAAGATTACCGTAAGTATACATTGGTAATTTTGCCCATTTTGCCTCAACTCCACTTTCGCGATCGCTATGACTCCATGCTTCTGGTCCGTTTACAATTTCATAATAAGTTTCAGGCATTTTCTTTTTCAACAGATAATTTGTCGTTGTCGCCCATCTTTCCTCTGTTTGAGGAATATTACTTTCTTCAAGAGTTAGTTTCGATAACAAATGTGTTTTCTCAACTTTTTTCAAAACATCGCTTCCGCCTAAATTAGCAATGATTTTCGCCAACAAATCCGGATTAGATTGATACGCGATAGAATCAAGCATATTCTCACGCTGAATTTTGCTTTTTTCTAAAGCTGCTGCTCTATTTTCTTTTTCAATATTCCAATCTGCTTCCTGGCGATCGATTTTTTCAAAAAATGCTAATCTCAATTCTTCTTTTTCTTCCTCAATTTTTAAGCCCAGCTTTTTAAGATCTGCAAAACGAGTTGTGTGATTTCTTATTTTTTTATCTACAAAATTGGCTTTATTAACTCTTTCGATAATTGTGGATCCTCTTGAATCTAGCTTATCATTTTCGATCAATAAATTAGCAAACTGCAAAGCTTTTTCTTTGTTTTCAAGTAAAAAATAAGTTTCAGCCAAATTGTTGGTAACAATAAAACGAATGTCTTCATTTGCCGGAGAAAGCGGATATTTTACCAATAAACTTTCTAAATACAGCAAATGTGGCGCAAGCAATTTTTCGTCAAGACCTTTTTCAAGAGTTACTTTCTCCATTTGAGCCATGATTTCCGTCTCAAAAGCAAGAATTTGTTTGTATTCCGAATGTCCTTTTGAAGTCACAAATTCGAACCTTTCTTTAGATATATCAGTTGTATATCCGAATTTATAATCTAAAAACTCCTGAATTCTTCCTGCTGCCTGATAAATAACATTATCAAATCCAAGTCCTACACTGCTATAATCTGATTCTTTGACTGCGGCTCTTATTTTTTTATCATTTTCTGAAGCTGCAATTTTCATAGATCCCAGACTACTTCCCACACTTATAGAATAGGATTCTGAACCTCCAAAATCTTTAGTCAATAGAATTTTATCTCCATATTTAACATCAAGTTTTACATTCGTCAAATAATTTGAACGTGCGCTATAAACCCATTTGTTTTCTTTCTTATCAAATGTACTATCAATATTCATTTGCGTATATCTGGGCATCGCAAAGGTCAAATACAATTTAAGCTTCCCATTTACAGGATCTTTTATAAAACCATTAATATTAAAGTAGTTCTTCTTTAAATTAGTTTCTTCTTCTTGCAAGCCTTTATCCATTTGATAAAAAGCCGTTTGTGTTAATACATTATCAAGAGCTTGAAATTCTGAATATCGAATTACGGGAATTTTAAATTTCTTCGTTTTTGAGCTTATTTTTTCTTGCGCCTGAATTGAACCAATTACAAGCAAAGCAATTAAGAGTAACGTTTTTTTCATAGGCAAAAAAAAAGCCATCAGAAACAACTTCTGATGGCTTTAGAGTTTTAATTTTCTTATTTTTTATTGAAGATTTGAATAGATTTATCAGACACATAAAAAATATTTTGTGTCGCAGGATCTACTTCATAAACTGGTTTGTTGTTTGTGAAAATAATTTTATCAACCTCAACTCCATCTACTTTACTCACTTTTACAAGAATTTTTTCTCCTGTTTCTGCTTTAGCAAAAATATAAGAGTAGTCTCTGTTTTGTTTCATAGCATTAAAACGAGAATTAAATTTAGCCGCTACAATTCCCAGAGCTGCTGATCCTGCTGCATAATTTTTTGCCTGATCCATATTCTTCTTATCTTCTGGCACTAAAACAGTAGTTCTCATATTTCCGCTAGAGTCGCGGTATGTCATTGTCACCTCAGAACCTTTAAATTCGCTTACACCTGCTCCAACTCCTAAACCGATACTTCCAACAATGGCAGCACTTTTAAGAAGACGTCTTGTTCCTTCTCCAGGTTGTGAGTATGTAAGGTGATATTTAATTGTACCATCCATATTAACTCCCATAACCTCAAGTGGTCCAGAAAGCACAACTCCCCAAGGGAATAATTCAATACTGTTTAATTCTTTTTCTTTTTTGATATTTACTTTAGCAAATGGTTCTGGTTTGTCGCTAATACTTGGATCAAATTTGTATAATTTCTCGTCATTATATACTAAGTAAGAATTTGTAGCTTCATCATAAGTAGGCAAAACCGGACGATCTTTGTCAAACGAGATATTACGTTTCCAAAGTTTAACTCCTGTTTTGTAATCTACCATGTTTCCGTAAGTTCCTGTAAGGTACATTACTTTTTCACCAACTTTTCCTAAGTAATAAATTGGATCTTCTTTATCATCAGAAATTTCGATGAATTTTTTCCAAAGTTTTTCTCCGTCTTTGTTGATCAACATCATTTCGTTTTCAGCAACATATAAGAAATCCTGATCGATAGGAATTACTCTTTTCAATCCATCTCCACGTGCATCTTTTTTCCAGATTTTTTCTCCTGTTTTTAAGTCAAAAAAGTTAAATCCGCTGTAATGAGCAACTAATATTTTTGTTCCCCAATCTTCAAGATAAACAACTCTTTTTGTTTTGATAGATTCTTTCCAGATACTTTTTCCTGTTTCTGTATTCAAAACATTCAAATATTGTTTTGTCGAAAAAGTTCCAGTGTTGTTTACAACAACAATGTTTTTATCATTTTGAGTTAAAAAGAATTTAGAATAATCTTCTTCCCCTTTCCAGTTCAACTTTCCTGTCGCTCTGTCAAAAGAATATAATTTTCCGTATAATAAATAGTAAATTACTGATCCGTGAACTGTAGCAATATTTGTATTTACTGACTCTTTGAAAGAGAAACTAAATAATGATTTTGCTTTGTCTACAGTAGTATTCCATTTTAATTCGCCAGTTGTCATATCCAACAATGCGATTGCCATATCTCCATCTTTTTTCAAAGTAAGCAAATACTCATTTGTTTCAGGAATAAAATCTGATTGTGTTACCCAAAAAGATTCTTTTGATGAATTATAAACTACTTTACCAGTATCAGTATTAATGATCATGTACTTACTATTGATGTAAGCTTCAACATAAGGACTTCCGACAACGTTTGTTAAAGAACTTTTATCCGCAAAAAGTTTTGTAAGATCTGTGTCAGCTATGATATCCGCTGCTGATTTACCTCCAAAATCCTCTTTGGTCAAAGTCCAAACCACTTTTTTAGTTTCAGGATCCAAACCTTTTATAGTTGCCCCTTCTTTAAAAACAACAATTCCTGTAATTCCGTTCTGTACCAAATCCTGTACAGCACTGTCTGTGTTCACGATTTCATCATATTTCCTTTGTGAAAATGCTGAAACGCAAACTAATAAAAGCAAAAAAATCGAGAATGTAATTTTCTTCATAGTAGTCTTTTTCTTAAAAAATTAATATTTTTGGGTATGGTTTTGTTGTTGAATTAACTTATTAAAGGAGAAAAACATTAACATTTAATAAAATTCAACGCACAAATATATAAAAATAGGAATCGGTTTTAAGAAAATATTTCTCGCAAAACTTCCAGTGATTTTGGTCTTTTAAAACCGTCTAAATGGAAGCTGTAATAATCGATTAGAATTTTCAATAAAATTTGTCTTTCGGCCACATTAAAGACTTTTTGGTCGTTGTCGAATTTTAAATCAATTAGTTTTTTAAACACATTGGTTTCGTGTTCTGTAAGTGCGTTAAAACCATGAAAAGGTATAAAAACACCATCGATCATTTCGAAATGAGGAAGATCAATTTCTGAAACATCAGGATAGAAACCTAAATATTTGGTGGCTTCTAAAAGTAGAATTAAATGAAAATTAGAAATTTCGTCATGATGGTCAAGCCAAGTTAAAGCGGTTTCTAAAAAAATAAATAACGATTCGTTCTTTTCTTCTTCCTGAATTGAATAATGCAACATTTCGGACAGAAACATTACCATTGTACTTTTTATCAAATCAGTATGAATACTCTGAAACGGAACTGCAGATTTAATTTCTTTGAAGTTTTCTAATGTACCTTTGTTTTTATGAACGGCTTCGATCTCAAGAATAGACAAAGGCTGGAAATAAGCAATTTTCTGGCTCGCTTTCCGACTCGAAAAAGCATCGCGCACAAAATAAGATTTCAAGCCGTTTGAAAGCGTAAAACATTTTACGATCAAACTTTTCTCCTGAAATTTTAATGCCGAAATTACTATTGCTTTGGTTTTGACTAACAATTTTTGTTTTGTTTATTTTGTTTCAGGTTTCAGGTTTCAAGTTTTCATCGAGACTGAAAACTGAGACCGGCAACTATCGAATAATCATGATTTCTTATACTTTAAACAATTATCTAATTATCTCAATTGCCACATTATCTAATTATCATGACTTTTTTAACCTTAGTTTCACTTCCGTCTTGTGCAGAAATAAAAACCATATAAACTCCTGAAGCTACTTTATATCTTCCAAAAGCGGTTGTGTCCCATTCTATTGTTCCGCCTGTCGAAGTGATTTCATAAACGAGATTGCCTTCGATATCTGTGATTTTAACATTGGCTTTATCAATTAATCCTGCCACTTTTACTGTTCCCGAATAAGTTGGGCGAACTGGATTTGGATAAATATATACATTGTTCAAATCTTCATTTGCCTGTGTTGCAATCCCTTTAAAAGCAATCATTCCTTTATTTGTTGCAATAAAAACTTCGCCACTTACACTATTTATTTTAATATCATTTATAGCATTACTTGGCAATGGTGAATTATTTATAGTAAAATGATATTTTGTTTCCTGACCATTTGGCGAAACCATAAAAACTCCGGAATCGGCTGTTCCAATCCATTTATTATTTGATCCATCTACCGCAATAGAAGTGATAAATTGCTGATATAATAATTCCTGAGCCAGATTATCTTCCATTATAATAATAGGATTCGCTTTTAATTGACTTTCAGATTGAAAACTTCCAACATTAGACAAAACCCTCAATCCATTTGTAGTTCCTATCCAAAGCTGATTTTTAGTATCAACCGCTACAGATCTAACATCTGCTGAAGGCAAATTTCCTGAATCAGCTCCCAAAGTCATTTTTTTGAATGCATTTGTACTTTCATTAAAAGCAATCACACCATCTCTATTGGTAGAAATCCATTTGGTGCTATTTTTATCAATAGCGATATTTGAATAACTAACGTCTTCCGGTTTAGCCAAAATTGTACTTGTATCATAACTTTGCCATTGTCCATTTGCTTTAAAAACCTTTAAACCGTTTTTAATTCGGCTATTGGTTATCCAAAGATTTCCGGATTTATCAAAAGCATTTCCGTTGATTCGAACATCTTTATAATCTGGTCCGGCATAAGTAAGACTTTCAAGACCGCTGTTTTTTTCATTATATAAAAAATTAGGCACATCATCTTCAATCTTTACTAATCCTGAAAAAAAAGAACTTGCATAAACTTGTTTTTCATTCTTGGGATTAATCAAAATACGTGTTATTGATTTTGCATCATAAACTTCTGAATAAGGAATATTTAACCAACCAGAAGAATTATATCTACTAATACCGTAAGTATCTAATGGATATGGATCATAAGAAATATTATAATCTCCATAAACAGCCCATAATACATTTGGAGAAACATCGAAAGAAAAGATATTATTTCGAACTGGTCCCGTAGGCGTATTATCTACAAAAGCAGAAACTCCTGCAAGCGTCGAAGAGAATAAACCTTTTTCTTTTGTTCCGATGAAAATCATATCGCCAACAGCAGTAGCACAAGTAAAATTTAGACTATTATCCAAAACTTGTGCATTTGAAATTTGACGATTCAAAACCATTTGATTGTTATAAACGTAAACCGAATTTGGTATCGTAATAAACAAATTGTGATTTTTTGCTCTCATATCTACAGAAGGCTGTGAAAGCTGCAGAAATCCAACAAATGTATTGGAGTTGAAACGATGAATATATCCCGCTGAATTTATTGCGATAAGTTCTGTATCAAAAGCTTCTACACTTGACCAATCGCCAGGATTCACAAGAAGCCATTGGTTGAAATCAATTAAATTTGCGTTTGTACTATCTGCTTTTTTAATTCCGGTTGAAGTTGCTGCGTAAATAAATCCATTAAAAAAAGTGGTTTGTTTTACACTGGTTTCTGCGCCATTGTCTCCAATAAAATAAGTATCTCCAAATTGCGAAGTTGTCAAATTGAATTGTACTATTCCAAAATCGCATGAAACATAAAGCAAACCATTATGTTCCATAAAATTATTAATTCTTTTTATGCTTGGCGATAATTGTTTGTTAATGATATCGACAACTTTCAGCATGCTTCCGTCGGTTTCGTTGATTACAATCATTAAACCGTTTTCATAACCAACAATAGTTTTTTTGAATGCATCGCTATGATAAACCGCCGAAATAGTCTGACCCGAAAGTCCATCGATTGTCGTAGTTGTTTTGACAACATTTGTAGCCGAGTTTTTAGAGAACAAAGCATTCTCTGAAGCAGCAAAAACTGTAGTTGAAGATTCTGAAATATCTTTTATTTCGTTAAACGAAAAATAACCTTCCCAAGACAATTTACTCTGAGCGAAATTAAATTGAAACAGTAATAAAAATAAAATATACAGAAACTTATTCTTCATTATTTGACATATTCAGATAGACAAATATACTACAAACGAAAGTATTTGATTTTTGTTCTACTTTAAATAAAGTTCTTTTTTGAACCTTTAATAGATTAAGAAGAATTATTCTTTTCTTAATAATGAACAAACTGCATCTATGGATTTAACACAAAATTAAAAAAGCCTTCATTTTTCTTTGCGAAAAATGAAGGCTTAAAAAAAATCTTCAATTAAAATTATACTACACCTTGTGCAAGCATAGCATCGGCAACTTTAACAAATCCGGCAATGTTAGCTCCTTTTACGTAGTTTACATAACCATCTTCTCCAGCACCATATTTTTTACATTGGTTGTGAATTCCAACCATGATATCTTTTAATCTTAAATCAACTTCTTCACTCGTCCAGTTTAGACGAATAGAGTTTTGTGTCATTTCTAATCCAGATGCAGCAACTCCTCCAGCATTTGCAGCTTTTCCAGGAGCAAATAATACTTTATTATCAAGGAATAATTTAATAGCATCTAAAGTAGAAGGCATATTTGCAGCTTCAGTCACACATAAAACTCCATTATCAATAAGTTTCTTAGCGTCATCACCGTTTAACTCATTTTGAGTTGCACATGGAATTGCGATATCAACTTTTACTTCCCATGGACTTTTTCCTTTATGGAAAACAGCATTTGGATATTTATGAGTATAAACTTCAGCTCTGTTATCTCCAGTTGCTCTCATTTCGACCATGTGCTCGATTTTCTCTCCAGAAATACCTTCTTCATCAAGAATATAACCATCAGGACCAGAAATAGTAACTACTTTTCCTCCTAATTCGTTTATTTTTAAAGCAACTCCCCAAGCCACATTTCCAAAACCAGAAATTGCCACTCTTTTACCTTTAATTTCATGTCCGATAGTACGTAACATTTGATCTGTAAAATAAACAACTCCATATCCTGTAGCCTCAGGACGTATTAAAGAACCACCGTAAGCAAGACCTTTACCAGTTAAAACACCAGTAAATTCGTTTCTGATTCTTTTGTATTGACCAAATAAATAACCAATTTCTCTTGCACCAACTCCAATATCTCCTGCAGGAACGTCTAAGTCAGGACCAATATGACGACATAATTCAGTCATAAATGATTGACAGAAACGCATTATTTCTCCATCAGATTTTCCTTCCGGATCAAAATCAGAACCTCCTTTTCCACCACCCATTGGAAGTGTAGTAAGACTATTCTTAAAAACTTGTTCGAAAGCTAAAAATTTTAAAACTGATAAATTTACAGAATGATGAAATCTGATTCCACCTTTGTACGGCCCAATTGCAGAATTCATCTGAATTCTAAAACCTCTGTTTACAATTATCTCTCCTTTATCGTCCACCCATGGAACTCTGAATATTATAGAACGTTCTGGTTCAGCAATTCTAAGAAGTAAATTTTTACCATCGTATTTTTTTCTTTCTGCAATAAATGGAATTACCGTTTCTGCAAACTCTCTAACGGCTTGAAGAAACTCAGGCTCGTTTGGATTCTTTGACTCTACAAGAGCCATAAACTCATTTATTTTTTGTTCCATTTTGAAATAAATTATTTTATTTTTTTGCTCAATTATGTATTACGAAAACGTTTAGAGAAAACGTTTTCGTAATAACACACAAAGATACAGTAAATTGTTATTTTTTTGCATCTGGGCAGTAGATTTGTTTATTTTTCAAACAATGATTAAAATAACATTTACACTTCTAAGTTTACATCAAATTAACATAGTTAAAGTTAGTAAATTAAGTATTTTATTACTTATTTTCTAATAGCCAAATTTATTGTTTTGAATCGAACTTGTTTTTTATATATTTGCCCTGATTAGAAAGCCCAAAACTATGCTCAAACCTGTAATTATCACATTATTTGCCATCTTTGGCATCTCAACAATTGCGACTGGTCAGTCCAGTTTAGCACAAGAAGTAGGAATAATATTCGGACCTGTAGTTTTTCAATCCGATTACGGCCAAAGAAATAATTTTGATACAAATATCGGAAATACCGGATTTGGTGTAGGAATTGTCCACTTTATAAATTTCTCAGCCAATAACAACAGAGAAAGTTTTTTCACAGAACACTTTAAAGTTAGATCCGAATTATCTTTTAACAAAACCAACTTAGAACATTTTGGTTATTGGGTAGAAAGAGAAAAATTCAAAAACCTCGTACAACATCTTAGAGCAATGCACGGAAGCTCTACTTTAGTTAACCTTGGAGCTCAATTGGAGTATTCTCCGTTTATGA
This genomic window from Flavobacterium sp. 9 contains:
- a CDS encoding T9SS type A sorting domain-containing protein, which translates into the protein MKNKFLYILFLLLFQFNFAQSKLSWEGYFSFNEIKDISESSTTVFAASENALFSKNSATNVVKTTTTIDGLSGQTISAVYHSDAFKKTIVGYENGLMIVINETDGSMLKVVDIINKQLSPSIKRINNFMEHNGLLYVSCDFGIVQFNLTTSQFGDTYFIGDNGAETSVKQTTFFNGFIYAATSTGIKKADSTNANLIDFNQWLLVNPGDWSSVEAFDTELIAINSAGYIHRFNSNTFVGFLQLSQPSVDMRAKNHNLFITIPNSVYVYNNQMVLNRQISNAQVLDNSLNFTCATAVGDMIFIGTKEKGLFSSTLAGVSAFVDNTPTGPVRNNIFSFDVSPNVLWAVYGDYNISYDPYPLDTYGISRYNSSGWLNIPYSEVYDAKSITRILINPKNEKQVYASSFFSGLVKIEDDVPNFLYNEKNSGLESLTYAGPDYKDVRINGNAFDKSGNLWITNSRIKNGLKVFKANGQWQSYDTSTILAKPEDVSYSNIAIDKNSTKWISTNRDGVIAFNESTNAFKKMTLGADSGNLPSADVRSVAVDTKNQLWIGTTNGLRVLSNVGSFQSESQLKANPIIIMEDNLAQELLYQQFITSIAVDGSNNKWIGTADSGVFMVSPNGQETKYHFTINNSPLPSNAINDIKINSVSGEVFIATNKGMIAFKGIATQANEDLNNVYIYPNPVRPTYSGTVKVAGLIDKANVKITDIEGNLVYEITSTGGTIEWDTTAFGRYKVASGVYMVFISAQDGSETKVKKVMIIR
- the gdhA gene encoding NADP-specific glutamate dehydrogenase — protein: MEQKINEFMALVESKNPNEPEFLQAVREFAETVIPFIAERKKYDGKNLLLRIAEPERSIIFRVPWVDDKGEIIVNRGFRIQMNSAIGPYKGGIRFHHSVNLSVLKFLAFEQVFKNSLTTLPMGGGKGGSDFDPEGKSDGEIMRFCQSFMTELCRHIGPDLDVPAGDIGVGAREIGYLFGQYKRIRNEFTGVLTGKGLAYGGSLIRPEATGYGVVYFTDQMLRTIGHEIKGKRVAISGFGNVAWGVALKINELGGKVVTISGPDGYILDEEGISGEKIEHMVEMRATGDNRAEVYTHKYPNAVFHKGKSPWEVKVDIAIPCATQNELNGDDAKKLIDNGVLCVTEAANMPSTLDAIKLFLDNKVLFAPGKAANAGGVAASGLEMTQNSIRLNWTSEEVDLRLKDIMVGIHNQCKKYGAGEDGYVNYVKGANIAGFVKVADAMLAQGVV
- a CDS encoding glutamate dehydrogenase, encoding MLKPVIITLFAIFGISTIATGQSSLAQEVGIIFGPVVFQSDYGQRNNFDTNIGNTGFGVGIVHFINFSANNNRESFFTEHFKVRSELSFNKTNLEHFGYWVEREKFKNLVQHLRAMHGSSTLVNLGAQLEYSPFMKIHDFENTIGGFSPYVSVGFQVSYYNTKVDSRLGTLGLPENTFPKYLTPSDGRPYGFSSESGVVASITAGVGVHYKLTTMSDLMFEARYQGFSSDWVDGLNPNKDLYKENKSNDSQVWFNVGYIYYLEF